ttgtcctttttcttcaacatattttctcaattgtgtttttgagtgttattcattagacattgaggattaagtttgtaatcctagaatttgtgtaatgatttttgaaagtggtaaaaattgagcaaatctgctAACTAGACCATTTCGCCCTTTACAATTTGAGcatgcttcgtaaccctccgtaactaatgtccacagattgacagcAACACAAAACTCTGTATTTTTGTGTTGGTTCATTGGTATCAAAAGAGgatttttaagagaaaaaaaaggaacaataaCTGCGTTAATATCCGTTAATGTTCAACTTCCCTCTACATAAGAACACCTGTTTCAATTGATTGAGTTTGGAGACCTATGGGTAATCAGCTGTGTTTGAAAATTAGTTGGTATTTGATGTATAGTATCCCTgagtattaaagccattggacactttcggtagacagtattgtccaaaggcccacacttcgtgtatcacaacttatatataaaacataacaaacctgtgaaaatttaggctcaattggtaatcggagtcgggagaaaataacgggaaaaacccataccttgtttccacacgtttcgccgtgtcatgacatgtgtttaaaataaatccgtaattctcgctatcaatgaattgaatattgttttaatgttttctcaaaaagtaaagcatttcatggaacaatatttcaagagaagcctttcacaattaccttctgtaaaccctgtacgttattggtaaatctgtgatttttttttctttttttttttctgttccgaaatgtataatggctttaaataaattTGGAATACTACGGGTTGTACTGGAGAAAAACCTTTTTTAGACATACTAAATATGTGTGGGTGTTATTTCTACCTCGACACCCAGGTAAAGAAAACATGCACAAACTTCCTCCTCAAAAGGAAGGAAAATTCAGTACTTttatttaatgttatttttttatgaggtAGGGCCTATCACCCAAATCACAAGGCCATTTAAATCTGATTTGTGCTAGCGACCCAGATCAACTGCTAACTGGTGCACATTGCCAATAATGTAACTCTTGGGCAGGGTTGACAGGGGAGGTTAATGATACATTGTTTTACACGGTCTGTGGGAGACGCCTGGGCGCCAAAgtctttgatgttgtttttcaaaGAAACCGTCATTTCGGGATCAATTGAGGATTCTTGCAGTTGGTTTTGGGACTTATTTTTTGAAACAGCCCTTTGTGTTTGCAAGACGGCTCAAGTAGGGAAGACATTGTGATACTTTCTCAAAACCACGATTTGCTGATAATTCGATATtcgattaacaaaaaacaagatgATACGGTTTTAAGAAATGGTATCACGATTTTCGATTATATCAAGATATCGTCCAAGCTTAGTTGTAGCTAAACTAATTTTAGTAGTGAGCAGGCCTGACCTGCACCACCCACTGTGGCTACAACAATGCTTCTCTGGGGCTGAAGAAACAGGGGACTGCCCCCTCTGCATTCCTTTGTATAAATGGTGTAAGTAAGAATgtaggcaagggtatcatcTACTAGGCATGTTAGGTAGGAGCCTGGTTTAAGAaaaatgcactaccttcaaAAGAATTtctgaagcaattatggtcaagtgatttgctcaagggcacaactCACACAAGTTTTATgtctgggattcgaacctgtgTCTTAGCCAGAaagtgcaaactgaaaaagtgggcatgtgcaacattttaaacaaattaaacaaaaaacaaattgtgtgtgtAGCACACAATATGGGCGCGCAGCACAAAGTTCGTCTTGGCCGGGGTCCAAGGGCCCTGGAAGCTCTGGCTACTGTAGGTGCTCTCTGGTGGTTTCTGATGCattttctgacacctatttctCACGGTACAAgtaaaccaacactctgctgctgacatcaactcccccccccccccccagagtGATTAAAGATAAACAGCCAACGTGGTGGAGCTAATATTTTCCTTAAAAGTatggcttgggctccagcttGCGCTCTACTCGCAAGCCTGTTTGAAGCCTGCTGTAGTGTACTAAATTAATAACATAgcacatgttttatttatagtATACAATTACAACTCAGGAATCTGACAATTCACTTAGAACTTGTGCTATTAAGTGAATTCATGTGGTCGTATGCCTTGTTGAAAGGCATGCTGCAGTGCATGCAAACACCAGAATGATAAGCCAAGCCcaattcaatcaatcataatacatttatttaatCACAGTAATTCAAAACGAATACAAACAAATGctgtattaaattaaaaaaatatagtcATGCCTCAAATTTAAGCCAACATTACTCAATAACTGTTGGAAAGAGCATAGAGGAGAAGTAATTTCACATCACACACAAACTTCTAAAAGTCAGATAGAAAAGAAAAAGGCAAATTTGCCGGACAATAACAGTAGAGAGCTTCGTTCAGAATCAGAGACAGCAGTCCTGACCATGCTAAAGCCCTATAGCTATAGCATACATAAaaagtacacacacaaaatgtacacacacaCCCCCAATGTATCAATCAATGCAATAATAATCTGTACTTCCGAGGTTAGGTTAGAGCCTCCAATTTGGAGGCTTCCCAACAATTAGCAGCTTCACAAAGACCAAACGAACGGTCACAAAACGTCCACAAAATACGACAAACCACTACCCACTCACCTATTTCATCCCCATGGCCCATTTGCGCCAAAGCATACAGAAGTTCAGGCGACAAAATTACGGGAATTCCTTTGAGCACCACCATTTTTTCCCAAGTCGAGAACGCAGTTTTGAGTCTCGCTGGTTTCCGCTTCACAGCCTATTCAAACGTCAATAGTGTCGTCAAGCGTCATTGCATTGCAACTGTTGGGAACCATTGCCCTGATCTAGAAAGGTCATAAGAGTTCATTGATTTCGTTAAAGGAGTGTTATCTGACCAGTGTCGTCTGCAATCAAAGTAACCGGTTATTCTAATTTTCCTATTTTATAAGAAGGCCGTTTACTTTCCTCAAATCAGACATGTAGACATATAGACTAAATATTATTACTTACATTGTAAGTTCCTTTCCTTGTTTTTATACACATAGCTGATGGAGGGAGGAATTTAGCCACGGATACAGCTAGCTCCTCAGTGATCAATTTCTCACTCCATAGTTTACACTATTATACCTCCATGGGTAGACAAAAGACAGAGAGGTTCACTGTCAAAAGTTATCACATTGTTGCCATACATTTTTGAcgcgttttttttatatttttttttaaatcaagaaaAGTTGTTCACATTCGTAGTGAAAATCAATCTATTTTTGCTGGAAACTTTTCCGAATGAACTAATTCAATTTCACcgtttatttcattatttggtCTTCAGTGGGCCCTACCATATATATAGAGAGAGATAGGCCTAGACGATTGAAAAGGTTATGTACTGTTTGACGGGTGACTTCCGACCGAAGGCACCCAGACCCACCCCAAAATGAGTTCCTTGAGGTTCTTTTCTCCCTGAGACAAAACCAAAGGAAACCGCGAAGCCTTGCGTGCTGCACGAGGAAGCCCTTGGTGAAACCTAGGTGGTTTCCTTAATTTCCATCGCAGACGAATAAAAACATGGAGCTTCTGACGTCCCGATCTAGGCGTAACCCGTCAAAAATATGACCACAGTCTCAGGTCAAGTTGGACAAAACAACATCTGAAGAAGATCGTGGCACTTTAAAGGGGTGTAAAAACAGCTTtgtttaaaagcactgtatgaacaatatcggtaattactcaaaataaagcatagcataaaaacttacctggtaacgagcaatgaagagctgttgatggtataaaacattgtgagaaacggctccctctgaagtaacgtagttttcgagaaagggaAAATTTCTCACAATACTGAGACTTCAAgtttgaagccttttttaggtatctgaaagcacacaaattaattgtaCCACAATGgtgttttcattcattattctcttgcaacttcgatgaccaaattgagcccaaattttcacaggtttgttaatttatgcattatgttgggatacaccaaaatgtgaagactggtatttgacaattaccaatagtgtcaaatgtCTTTAAGGAGGTTCTGATGAGATCGAAATCTACAGATTGTTTCTAATTTATGACTACATTATCTCCAGACAATTTCGTCTGATTGAAAGTTCCAGAACAATGCATGTTGAGAAATGTTTAATTGTCGTGTTTAGTAAGATGGATAGGAGCAGTCAAGACGTAATTAGCTCACTCTTCACACCCAAcatttaacccccccccccccccgccttcTGCTTGTATATAATGCACACTTGTAAATAACAGGGGACCCACACTTTCTCAAGTGTCATTCGTGCCGCTCAACTTATCTGTGGCGTGGTGTTAAGGTCTACCTCCCACGAGTCCCTTGGTGTCTTCATCGCGGTCTATCCGTGAATCTCGCGAtttctttaaaaagtattttaaggGATAGCCTACATCATTCTGTCAAGAAGAGAAGTATGTTAAAGTAATGGGTACATTGTGGGGGGGGACACTCTGTGCATGTGACATATTGGACATGGATAGTGAATTGAATCTTAGTAAATGTACATGCAGCCTGTCCATctcttatccccccccccccccccacacgcACACCCCTATTAAATATCGCACAAAAAACTTACCGTTGTATGTGAAAAATATGATGTAGGAGTAAACGGGTTTTATACACTTGAGTTCCTTTGGTCGCGACCATCCTGTGCTTTGCTATTTGGTCAGCCGTCCACTTAAGACATCTTCAAGGTTAACCTTTACTTTAGAAAGGGAACCTAACAGTCAAGATAACATCATCAATCACAAAAACATGACTCATTCTTtctctcgttttttttttttaataatgttaataataattgttgcaAGTTTGACCTTTGGGGCTTAAATCTGGCTTGATTCACTGTCGGAAGATCCATCAAGGATTTCCCATTGTGATTGACTCCCTCTCATACACAAAGGGGATGTTGCGGTTAAATATCATCTGATTGTATAATGGCGGATACAGATGAGATAAAGAGCCTTTAGTACTTTCTCTTTCCGAATGAACAAGAAATGTCCCGAACATATGGAACTGTTTCGTAACTTTCAACCTTGTGTAACGAAATCAAACTGATATTTGTGTCACCCCGGCATGCCATGTCCGTCTCGAGCCCCGCAGAAGCAGTCAAGTAAATGAGGTATACAGTCTTGGGAACTATTGGGGGATCGACAGTTCTGAGCATGTAAATGTGATCTTTTTGGAGTATAAAGTATCTGACATCCGAAAAGTATGATAAATCAAACTTCATCCTGGCCAAGGGCCGGGCGAGCAAAGAAGAGCGACTTTCAAACCACAGGTCTCGCAAAAAAGTGTTTCCGGCGATTACCCACgtccaacaaaacaacaataacatctaGTTAATGATAGCAACTTTTACTACCCCctccaaacaaataaacaacaataaccaCAAATGGTTTATACATATGTCACAATGTTTCCATCACACAAGGTACGCCGGATAACTGTTAATACCTGACCTTTAATTACTTTACAGTTACTCCCACGAACCGCTATACAGGATGGGGTGGTTCAAAATAACACGTTTTACTAGCACAACTTCTTCGTATTTAGTGTgtttataaaaattaatgttaaaatgcTCTATGTAATTTGTTATAGAAAGTCCCATTTCTCAGTGGAAATTTGTTGGTGTATCTCTCACTCTCTGGTTGGTGTATATGTTTTTAAAGAATTCTTCATCAATTTAAATGAGGCTATAAAATGAGTGTGTAACCATTTTGTAACTTATTGGACTTAAGAATGTTCCAAAATGATATCATTGTGCATGGACATAAAGTAACGCAAGATTTAAATAATTCAAAACAACACTAaccaataaaacaatgaaaccAATATACACagaaataataaattaacattAAAGGGGATATTAGGTTTGCTcagtggaccctggttcgaaccCCCCATAGACCCATAGAGTTGAAGCAGACCGGAACCTTTCATTCTTTTGAATCCCCAACCCAGATCGCATTCGGGGCTTTCCCTACATGCAAACTCGATCCCTAACCACCATCCTGCTTTACCGGTCTGACGCCTGCTCATTTGCACTGGTAATTACTAAACTAAGTAtacaataaacaattaaataagTATTAGTAGTGGGATGGGGGGCCTACCAATAAAAACGGACAAAACACATACAACCCAAAATAACTCCAGTACGATTGGttcttccctttttttttctttttctttttaataaccAAGGATTTtgcattcctttaaaaaaaaactttaaaaaaacgatAACCTAAAGAAATTGTGATCCGTTTCAAAAGTGCACAGTACAGAAGATAACGCCAGCGGATGGGTTTCCCCGAACTAGCAACAGTGACCATGAAGGGAAGCTTTGAAGTAATTTGGTATGTTACCATCCGGTAAAAACACCGATGACGTGGTATCCGATGTGGTTGCCGTTGCTAGTACACGATCGATCACCATGCTTCATAGTATTGGAGACTTTCCGTCGATCACCGACCGGCGATTTTCAGGACACTGCGTGAAAATCGTCACACACACACAGCGCATCCCGGTGCGATATCCAAAGCATGACTCACACCGTGGAACCCATTTCCACGCCCCTTTTGGAAACTCAGCAAAGCATATAAAGAGCCCTCTAACAGTTGGATTTGTATAATCAGCCAATTGCTCAAAGTTGTCGGTACTGCATGAATAGCTAGCTAGCCACGCTTCAAGAATTAGCCAGCAGCCTAATCTAACACAAGTTGATCGGGAATTATAACTTCAGTAATTGGTAATCGAGATTTGGTAACCAGCTTCAACTAATAGCAGGGATGGATGCTAACAAGTTTGTAACTTCGTGCTGCGTGGGGAACATTTGGGGTAAGTACCCGTTGAAAACACCAATCATTATAATCAAACCCTTTCACTTTCACTGCAGTTTCGTTTTTACAATCATTTAATAATCGTTCATAAAAAGTACCATTCTTTGATTCCTATACGGTTCAACTGAAAATTATTACCACTCCCTGTTTATAAAATTCTTTaatattttcaatttcaatatAAATTTCGCTGGCAGCGTTTTTACCGCGCTCACCGTACACTTCATTTTGTGTTGATGGAAGTAATTTTTCTACAGCACCATGTAAGGTGTGTGGATCAACTCCAATCACTTAAAAACGATAGCAGGTGGAATTTGGGAGGCGCAATTCTCCTCTTATCAACATTCCCAAGGAACTCAAACTTTTTTGTAACCTACAATTTATATTATTGGTGTACCCAATAGGTCAAACCCAAAagtgttctttatccccgatgcaaatttagcgTATTTATTGGAGTATTTTTACTGGCCTAGATTTTATAGTTGTTATTACAAAAgcgctcttttttttttttaatatacataAAATGCGCTATAAATGCTTGTTATTAGTAGTATTGTTATTAAACTTCCTTTCCATCCTGGTTGTTATTTTGGTCTACAGGTTTGTACAGCATAATCCTCGTACTTTTCGGTGTAGTTGCCTCAATCAGTGCTTCTCCAACCGGTACAGTAATAACACAAGCCAGCACACCAGACGAAGACCAGTCATTATCAGATAGCTCAACACGTCCACTGCTCGTCACGTATTACGCCAGGATCTTAGACAAAACACTTCAATCAATCTACGAAGACTTCGTAAGTTTATCATTGTTTGTTAAAGGATCGATATGAACAAACCATCTTCTTCATTTCTGTATTAGTTGAAAttgcaccccaaacaaagatattgacaaattagAGAGACCGCCAACAGAGGGCTAGAAAGCTTAAAGCTGGTAGAGATTGTTGGCAAATTATAATCCGGAGGTTCACACttcgctctagtcaatttgctTGTTTAACCCAATTGAATCTTTGATACCATTTCTGTAGCAAATAACAAACCAATACCACAACCACCAGTTTCACGTTTCTGTTCTAAACTGGCATCGTTTTCTGTACAAACCtatcaaaataaattatgttaaattttgggggaaaaaataccCGATGTTAGAACTAATCCCAGAATGTTATAATCCCTACAGGTCGAAGAGCGATTTACAGGTCGTTCACGCGAACCAAAGGCAGTCGAGTCCATCTTAATGAAGCTCCCTGACCGTAAAGACCTCTTTCCAAACATCGTCTTGACGAGTCGAATGCCCAGCCGCATGTGGATGCATGTGAGGATCCTTCGCTTGTTTAACCGTTCAATGGATGGCATCATATTTGACGAGAATAAAAACAACGCAAGTTATAACTTTGGGTCGAGGTTCTACGATTTACAGAGGAAGATTGAGAGTGTCTTAGCTGGGGTTCTTGAAACGGTGAGTTTGTcttaagaccccccccccccacaaaccCCCTCCCCAAACGCACTACCTTTAGCCCAATTATCAAGTCCCCCTTCCAGCACGGAGGACCCTTGCTTGCAGAAACattttaccagccaaaatacaaattgaagtaaattattttgtgaccaGCCCTTCCTTGTTTCTTGTTCGTTTGATTGGTTGCAAGGAAATAAGT
The sequence above is drawn from the Asterias rubens chromosome 9, eAstRub1.3, whole genome shotgun sequence genome and encodes:
- the LOC117294376 gene encoding uncharacterized protein LOC117294376, producing MDANKFVTSCCVGNIWGLYSIILVLFGVVASISASPTGTVITQASTPDEDQSLSDSSTRPLLVTYYARILDKTLQSIYEDFVEERFTGRSREPKAVESILMKLPDRKDLFPNIVLTSRMPSRMWMHVRILRLFNRSMDGIIFDENKNNASYNFGSRFYDLQRKIESVLAGVLETIHNRGWEEDDGVITHNADGIFTEASLEIVRDFRCYTVLSYFKQYLQALVHDIPLL